The genomic window AAGCCTAAAACTGACGCTACTACTAATCCCCATATTCCGAAAACAGAATTTAATATTAGTGAACCGATCACGATCACATTGAATATGATATTTACTGTTGCCGGTATAGCAAATTGCTGATGGGATTGTAAAAAACCTGTTAGGATATTAGTTAAACCCAAAGAAATGCAGATAAACATCGTTATTCGCGTGAAATTTACGGCCATTTCAAGGGTGTTTCCCTCAAATCCCATTGCCACTAACTTAACTAGAGGTCGAGCAAATATAGCGCCACCTATGCTTATAACAAGTGAGATAACTAAAACTACATTAAAAAGATTCTGTGTGAAATATATAGCTTTTTGCTCACCTTTTTTCGCAGCTATTTTAGAATATACCGGAATAAAAGTAGTAGCTAAAGCACCGGCAACAGTAGCAAAAATTACTGTCGGAACCGTCAATGATACGAGATATGCGTCGGTAATATTTGTAGCACCAAACTTTGTCCCGATAAGTAGTTCCCGTAAAAAACCTAATAATTTACTTAAAAGACCTGCTACCATTATAATAGCAGCCGACTTAGCCACACTTCCGGAACTATACTTCTTCCCTTCAGATACTATTTTTTTATCGCATAGCAGTTCACTTTGCAATACAATACTCCTTTTTATGTATTAAAATATAGATATTAATTGACTTGTTTTATTTTCAACAACAATGTTTTAATTACTTCAATCTCAGTATCCAACACCTTTTGTTCATTAAAATATCTTTCTGCGCGCTTCCTACCATTTGTCCCAAACTTTTGTGCCAAATCCTGATTATCAAGTAATTTTCTTATAGCTTCATATATTTCCTTCGGTGAATTTACATTTACTAAAAATCCTGTCTCGCCATCCACGACTTCTTCCCGACAACCCCTTATATTTGTAGCAATAACAGGTTTACCCATAGCCATGGCTTCTATTATAGACCTGGGCATCCCTTCTCTGTATGATGGCAAAATAAAAATATCACTTATCTTTAACAACTCCGGGATATCATTTCTGCTGCCTGTCAATATAATTCGATCTTTATATTTATCATTGCTCAAGTAATGTTCAATTTTCTGTTTTGTTTCTATATCCCTTTCACTTAAAGATGCATCACCCACTATCATTAGATATAAATCACTATAATCATCAATTAGATATTTAAAAGCCTCCAGAAGATCCAATATACCTTTTTCTTTAACCAGCCTACCAATAAAACAAACGACCTTACTTTTTGAGGGTAATTCCAAACTATCTTTATATTCATTTATATCAATTCTTACATTTTCAGGATTAAACCTATCAATATCTATCCCGTTACTTATACATGCGATCTTATCTTTATTTATAATTCCCAATCTAATTGCCGTGTCATAATCTTCCCGACTCTGGGTAAATATGTAGTCTGTAAAATACCGTCCCATGATCTTTTCAATACTTGCAAAAATTTTATAGCTCAATTTAGACATATTATCATGAAAATAAAAACCGTGGGCAGTATAAATAATAATTGGGATACCGGCAAGTTTGGCAGCTATTCTTCCCAAGACACTTGCTACCGGAGTATGGACATGAACTATATCGTACTTATAATGTTTCATTATTTTATATAGATTCCAGATAGTTTTTATATTAGATATGGGATTTATTTTTCTATCTATTTTTACGTATCTAAACACATACCCCTTTTTTTCTAATTCTATTGAGGCTTGTCCTCTTGAGCAGGAGATTTCAACTTCAAATCCTTCTTCTTCTAATCTGTCGATTAATGGCAATAATAAGTTTTTTACAGTGAAATCCACAGCACATACCTGTAGAATCTTAGGCAAGGATTTCACTCCTCTTATACCATTCTATTACTTTTTTTAATCCCTCATCTAAAGAAACCTTAACATGATATCCAAGCAATCTTTCCGCCTTTTCGATAGATGCCAGAGAATGTTTAACGTCACCAATTCTAGGTTTATCATATATCGGCCGTACATCAGTTCCTAATATCTCATTTAATTTTTGAACCAGTTGATTCAATGATATCCTCTTACCGCTTGCGATATTTATTACTTCGCCATGTCCAACTTTCTCTGAAGTTGCAGCTAATATATTTGCTTCAACGACATTATCTATATATGTAAAATCCCTCGATTGTTCACCATCACCATAAATAATGGGGGACTCCGCCTTTAATATTTTAGTGATAAATTTAGGAATTACCGCAGCATATTGAGAATTCGGGTCCTGCCTGGGGCCGAAAACATTAAAATATCTTAATGAAACAGTTTCCAATCCATATACTTTACTAAAAACCTTCCCATATAATTCTTCTACATATTTGGTAACAGCATACGGCGATAAAGGATTCGGCACCATATCTTCAACTTTAGGCAATATTTCAGTGTCCCCATAAGCCGATGAAGATGCGGCGATAACTACACGTTCTACGCCGGCGTC from Biomaibacter acetigenes includes these protein-coding regions:
- a CDS encoding glycosyltransferase family 4 protein, which translates into the protein MPKILQVCAVDFTVKNLLLPLIDRLEEEGFEVEISCSRGQASIELEKKGYVFRYVKIDRKINPISNIKTIWNLYKIMKHYKYDIVHVHTPVASVLGRIAAKLAGIPIIIYTAHGFYFHDNMSKLSYKIFASIEKIMGRYFTDYIFTQSREDYDTAIRLGIINKDKIACISNGIDIDRFNPENVRIDINEYKDSLELPSKSKVVCFIGRLVKEKGILDLLEAFKYLIDDYSDLYLMIVGDASLSERDIETKQKIEHYLSNDKYKDRIILTGSRNDIPELLKISDIFILPSYREGMPRSIIEAMAMGKPVIATNIRGCREEVVDGETGFLVNVNSPKEIYEAIRKLLDNQDLAQKFGTNGRKRAERYFNEQKVLDTEIEVIKTLLLKIKQVN
- a CDS encoding SDR family oxidoreductase, encoding MANYLITGGAGFIGSNIAEELLRRGEKVRIIDNFSTGKRENIERFINDIELIEGDLRNIEDAKKAVNGIEYILHQAALSSVPRSVVDPISSNASNIDGTLNLLVAARDAGVERVVIAASSSAYGDTEILPKVEDMVPNPLSPYAVTKYVEELYGKVFSKVYGLETVSLRYFNVFGPRQDPNSQYAAVIPKFITKILKAESPIIYGDGEQSRDFTYIDNVVEANILAATSEKVGHGEVINIASGKRISLNQLVQKLNEILGTDVRPIYDKPRIGDVKHSLASIEKAERLLGYHVKVSLDEGLKKVIEWYKRSEILA